One segment of Mycobacterium spongiae DNA contains the following:
- the tpx gene encoding thiol peroxidase, whose product MAQITLRGNAINTVGELPAVGSPAPSFSLTGSDLGVVSNEQFRGKALVLNIFPSIDTPVCATSVRSFDTRAAATGATVLCVSKDLPFAQQRFCGAEGIENVVSASAFRDSFGEDYGVIITDGPMAGLLARAIVVVGADGNVAYTELVPEIAQEPNYDAALAALGA is encoded by the coding sequence ATGGCACAAATAACCTTGCGCGGAAATGCAATCAACACCGTGGGCGAGCTGCCGGCCGTCGGGTCTCCCGCTCCCAGCTTTTCCTTGACCGGTAGCGATTTGGGAGTGGTCAGCAATGAACAGTTCCGCGGTAAGGCGCTCGTGCTGAACATCTTTCCGTCTATCGACACACCGGTGTGCGCGACGAGCGTGCGCTCCTTCGACACCCGAGCTGCGGCAACCGGTGCAACAGTGCTGTGCGTGTCCAAGGACCTCCCGTTCGCCCAGCAGCGATTCTGCGGTGCCGAGGGCATCGAGAATGTCGTCTCGGCCTCGGCGTTTCGGGACAGCTTCGGTGAGGACTACGGGGTCATCATCACCGACGGTCCGATGGCTGGGCTTCTGGCCCGTGCCATCGTGGTCGTCGGCGCCGACGGCAACGTGGCATACACCGAACTGGTTCCCGAAATCGCCCAAGAGCCCAATTACGACGCCGCGCTGGCCGCTCTGGGCGCCTAG